The following proteins are encoded in a genomic region of Bacilli bacterium:
- a CDS encoding S-layer homology domain-containing protein: MIKRLVKTVSVLLVCLLLIPQLPILPGVFGGNGGVVYAESAAGPTNGVYVRLKNSYTGAYLFERDGKVQYGHPEETDFTSQWLVEDHGTYQRLQNRATGHYMTMEHVVSFGDPLESLDVADDDLFAEWHVLDAVTPGLKVIQSATNPELYIHVQDNTGYAQSSKIPPDWGTPQWAFEPVADYVQIKNSYTGKYLFEQDGKVLYGDPDPADPASHWLIESFDGNERIKNRATGHYMTMEHVVSFGDPLESLDVADDDLFAEWHVLDAVTPGLKVIQSVTNPEIYIHVQDNTGYAQSSKIPPEWGTPQWQLLVVNVDYPFNEGGKDDGPAYIRIKNDYLGLYMYEDDGIVRYGNVRADDQTGHWLIENEDGVQRIKNRATGHYLSIADVASDKVAVKAVDAPESAQTEQWIIDNLDTAGVKLIRNVAYDDQYLHVEKQLGFVQFGVIPPEWGSPKWDFIEVNDAAIPHYVRLKNQFTGQYLYADDGKVMYGNPDLNDARSHWLIADFNGNKRIQNRANGCFMTNEHVTSYMDPLECIPVEDSWASAQWTMRDAATPGDVVFANVWHPEQVIHVEDQLSFAQSSSIPENWGSAQWTKEDAPADLPVTIPDGFVHIVNAQSGALLYENAHGIVQYGNPAASDPNAQWKVVPNGAYITLQNRGTNHFMSLRNHEAFVESLAISDIQDTEQWQLESAPASGKVLFRSVSQPEQYLHISSGAGFAEVGLRSIESAAVQWTFEPAADEIVLPEPGAGGTQMDTAVFAEANPVRLHSRVNGSLLYETNGTAAVGNPVDPAAAEWVIQHKNAHVQLINPSSGEPLTVSGQNEWALRQQGDWIALFSVSQPDAQVYADGATLRLGTPNEANAGQWLREVMSGTAVYEAEEAFISGGAVVATDQKGFTGDGYVDNLTAANARVIFAVNAQSAGAYRIHLRYANGSGLTAGLKLRVNGLNEQQLWLDSTGGWDAWGLAQADVTLRKGINTITLDHASGISEHVSVDSLTVDNGVYPEYRGATLPYTVYEAEQMANTGTILAPTREYKQIAAEASGRQAVRLDETGQYVEFTLSRNANALTVRYALPDSADGTGMDATLGVYVNGKRVQSANLTSHYAWVYGAYPWSNNPADGDAHRFFDETRIWLGDLPAGTVIRLQKDADDPADYYVIDKVEAEQADEAYTAPTGSISIADFGAVAGDGKDDTDALVAAVSRAEKTGEIVWIPAGVFDLKQGPVELRGVTVRGAGVWHTTVQGAGFLAKGGAIGLYDFTIDGEVTGRHDALPESGVDGVFGPGSIIQNMWIEHVKAGIWSAEQNDSALGKLDTDGLYVVGCRIRNTFADGINFDAGTMHSMVEQTQLQNTGDDALAMWSDGVATVGNTFRFNTVQLPWLANNVAIYGGNGNRVTDNVIADTIAFGAGITVSTRFNPAPFAGTTVVKRNTLVRAGGREYNWNADFGGILIFAGDIDLTGDVQIADNDILDSSKQGISFLGEKSTSGVVFSRDLVDGTGTWGINASGNIKGTAVFDHVIVRNVRVGELFNGTGGRMMLLPQNQGFNFDRQGLQLILGSVTDGPFTLMAGDHAASVVTAVYNGAPVNVTPLVQWQVGDPLIAEIADNGIVQAVSPGNTVITAVYGDTSATWTLQVTDHQAPYWQAGAQLQANVQGNTVQVSWPTALDNGGVARYRLNWGASYAVVPGDITSYTIHNLSFGSPYSLVLEAIDHAGNWSELPLTAEVRIPANSGGIAETPGSNGEGAINVQNSPQGVVIELPPQEMPDANAGQALTAYSLPGDVLEQAVAQLEKSGKNQIVLRAPSNSAAVEVAIPATAFAAAAKQAEGGSVVVQSANASYMLPFTAASWFTASADDQWVVQISPVDAAAQSALRKTGNNLLAPAVEFRLGLRNSNHTRWLDDLHGHYITRTLILNRQVDENTAAAVRYDPSAGRFSYVPAVFRTVDGKPAAIIRSPGNSVYTVVDNETAFSDIDKHWAESRIRWLANHFIISGYADGKFAPKANVTRAEFAGMLVRALGLSGRSYGESFKDVHAGDWFASDLGAAKAVGLISGYADGTFRPNQPITREESVVLLLRAFHLLAAQAEDVPGVDLNVLNSFRDDGQVAAWAREDLARAVQIGLIHGDSGRLLPQQSTTRAEAAVMIYGVIQQTSSADLFR, encoded by the coding sequence ATGATTAAACGGTTAGTCAAAACGGTTTCTGTATTGCTTGTATGCTTGTTGCTCATTCCGCAATTGCCGATTTTGCCCGGCGTCTTTGGCGGTAACGGGGGAGTTGTTTACGCCGAAAGCGCGGCAGGCCCGACGAACGGAGTGTATGTAAGACTGAAAAACAGCTACACCGGCGCGTACTTGTTCGAACGCGACGGGAAAGTGCAATATGGTCATCCGGAAGAAACGGATTTTACGTCGCAATGGCTGGTTGAGGATCATGGAACTTATCAGCGGCTGCAAAACCGCGCCACCGGCCATTACATGACGATGGAGCATGTCGTATCTTTCGGCGATCCGCTGGAAAGTCTGGATGTTGCCGACGATGATCTGTTTGCCGAATGGCACGTGCTGGACGCGGTCACTCCGGGGCTTAAGGTGATCCAGAGCGCAACCAACCCGGAACTATACATCCACGTGCAGGATAACACCGGATACGCGCAATCGAGCAAAATTCCGCCGGATTGGGGTACGCCGCAGTGGGCGTTTGAGCCCGTGGCCGATTATGTGCAAATCAAGAACAGCTATACGGGCAAGTATTTGTTTGAGCAGGACGGCAAAGTGCTGTATGGGGACCCTGATCCCGCCGATCCCGCCTCCCATTGGCTGATTGAATCTTTTGACGGCAACGAGCGCATTAAAAACCGCGCCACCGGCCATTACATGACGATGGAGCATGTGGTCTCTTTTGGCGATCCGCTGGAAAGTCTGGATGTTGCCGACGATGATCTGTTTGCTGAATGGCACGTGCTGGACGCGGTCACTCCGGGGCTTAAGGTGATTCAGAGCGTAACCAATCCGGAAATATACATCCATGTGCAGGATAACACCGGATATGCGCAATCGAGCAAAATTCCGCCGGAATGGGGTACGCCGCAATGGCAATTGCTGGTCGTGAACGTGGATTACCCCTTCAACGAAGGCGGGAAAGATGACGGACCGGCTTATATTCGCATCAAGAATGATTATCTTGGCCTGTATATGTATGAGGATGACGGCATTGTTCGCTATGGCAACGTGCGCGCGGACGATCAAACCGGCCATTGGTTGATTGAAAATGAGGATGGCGTGCAGCGCATCAAAAACCGCGCGACCGGCCATTATCTGAGCATTGCCGACGTCGCTTCGGACAAAGTCGCGGTCAAAGCGGTGGATGCGCCGGAAAGCGCGCAAACCGAGCAATGGATCATCGACAATCTCGATACCGCAGGCGTCAAGCTGATTCGCAACGTGGCGTACGATGATCAATATTTGCATGTCGAAAAACAATTGGGATTTGTGCAATTCGGCGTCATTCCGCCGGAATGGGGCAGCCCGAAATGGGATTTTATCGAAGTAAATGATGCCGCTATTCCGCACTATGTGCGTCTGAAAAATCAATTTACCGGCCAATATCTGTATGCGGACGACGGGAAGGTTATGTATGGCAATCCCGATCTGAACGATGCGCGCAGCCACTGGCTAATCGCGGATTTTAACGGCAACAAGCGCATCCAGAACCGTGCGAACGGCTGTTTTATGACGAATGAACATGTAACGTCGTATATGGACCCGCTGGAATGTATTCCGGTCGAAGATTCCTGGGCCAGCGCGCAGTGGACAATGCGGGACGCGGCAACACCGGGCGATGTTGTGTTTGCGAATGTATGGCATCCCGAACAAGTGATCCATGTTGAGGATCAGTTAAGTTTCGCGCAAAGCAGCTCGATTCCGGAAAACTGGGGCAGCGCTCAATGGACAAAGGAAGATGCTCCGGCGGACTTGCCGGTAACGATACCGGACGGTTTTGTGCATATCGTGAATGCCCAATCCGGCGCGCTTCTGTATGAAAATGCGCACGGCATTGTGCAGTATGGAAATCCGGCCGCATCCGATCCCAATGCGCAATGGAAAGTGGTTCCCAATGGCGCATATATCACGCTGCAAAATCGTGGAACCAATCATTTCATGAGTTTGCGCAATCATGAAGCGTTCGTGGAAAGCTTGGCAATCAGCGACATTCAGGATACGGAACAGTGGCAGCTTGAAAGCGCTCCCGCGTCGGGGAAAGTGCTGTTTAGAAGCGTTTCCCAACCTGAGCAGTATTTGCATATATCGTCCGGCGCAGGATTTGCCGAAGTCGGTTTGCGGTCGATCGAGTCCGCCGCCGTACAATGGACGTTCGAGCCCGCCGCGGATGAAATTGTGTTGCCGGAGCCGGGCGCTGGCGGGACGCAAATGGATACTGCCGTGTTCGCAGAAGCGAATCCGGTTCGGCTGCACAGCAGAGTGAACGGTTCGCTGCTATATGAAACGAACGGCACGGCCGCGGTCGGCAATCCGGTTGATCCGGCGGCTGCAGAATGGGTTATTCAGCATAAAAACGCGCATGTGCAGTTAATCAACCCATCATCCGGCGAACCGCTCACGGTGTCCGGGCAAAATGAGTGGGCATTGCGGCAGCAGGGCGACTGGATCGCTTTGTTCAGCGTATCGCAGCCGGACGCGCAAGTGTATGCCGATGGCGCAACATTGCGGCTGGGTACGCCGAACGAGGCTAATGCAGGGCAATGGTTGCGGGAAGTGATGAGCGGCACCGCCGTTTACGAGGCGGAGGAAGCGTTTATCTCCGGCGGCGCGGTCGTCGCAACGGATCAGAAAGGCTTCACCGGCGACGGATATGTGGATAATTTAACCGCGGCGAACGCGCGCGTCATTTTCGCGGTGAATGCGCAATCTGCCGGCGCCTATCGGATTCATTTGCGGTATGCCAACGGATCGGGTTTAACGGCCGGATTGAAACTGCGAGTGAACGGTTTGAATGAACAACAGTTGTGGCTGGACAGCACCGGCGGCTGGGATGCGTGGGGATTGGCGCAAGCCGATGTGACGCTGCGCAAGGGCATCAATACGATCACTTTGGATCATGCAAGCGGTATTAGCGAGCATGTGAGCGTCGATTCGCTTACCGTTGATAATGGCGTATACCCGGAATATCGCGGCGCGACGCTGCCTTATACGGTGTATGAAGCGGAACAAATGGCAAATACCGGAACCATTCTTGCTCCGACCCGGGAATACAAACAGATTGCCGCGGAAGCTTCGGGAAGACAAGCGGTGCGTTTGGATGAAACCGGACAATATGTTGAATTTACGTTAAGCCGAAATGCCAACGCGCTCACCGTTCGCTACGCGCTTCCCGATTCCGCGGACGGAACCGGAATGGACGCTACGCTAGGCGTTTATGTGAATGGAAAACGCGTGCAAAGCGCGAATCTGACTTCGCATTACGCCTGGGTGTATGGCGCGTATCCGTGGTCCAATAATCCCGCCGACGGCGATGCGCACCGCTTTTTCGACGAGACGCGAATCTGGCTTGGCGATTTGCCGGCCGGAACGGTCATTCGTTTGCAAAAAGACGCGGATGATCCGGCGGATTACTATGTTATCGACAAAGTGGAAGCCGAACAGGCGGATGAAGCGTATACGGCTCCTACCGGCAGCATCTCCATCGCTGATTTCGGCGCGGTAGCGGGCGATGGCAAGGACGATACGGATGCGCTGGTCGCGGCTGTCTCAAGGGCGGAGAAAACCGGCGAAATCGTCTGGATTCCCGCAGGTGTCTTTGACTTGAAGCAAGGCCCCGTCGAACTTCGCGGAGTAACCGTCCGCGGTGCCGGGGTATGGCATACGACCGTGCAAGGCGCCGGCTTCCTGGCCAAAGGCGGTGCAATTGGCTTGTACGACTTTACGATCGACGGCGAAGTCACCGGCCGCCATGACGCTTTGCCGGAATCGGGCGTAGACGGGGTGTTCGGCCCAGGCTCGATTATTCAAAACATGTGGATCGAGCATGTGAAGGCGGGTATTTGGTCTGCGGAGCAGAACGACAGCGCCTTGGGCAAACTCGATACGGACGGCTTGTATGTGGTCGGCTGCCGCATTCGCAACACGTTTGCCGACGGTATAAACTTTGACGCCGGAACCATGCATTCAATGGTCGAGCAAACACAACTGCAAAATACGGGCGATGATGCGCTGGCGATGTGGTCGGACGGCGTCGCCACGGTTGGCAACACATTCCGCTTCAATACCGTACAGCTTCCTTGGCTCGCCAACAATGTCGCCATTTACGGCGGCAACGGCAACCGGGTAACCGATAATGTGATCGCCGATACGATCGCGTTCGGCGCGGGAATTACGGTAAGCACGCGGTTTAACCCTGCGCCGTTTGCCGGTACGACAGTGGTTAAGCGCAATACGCTTGTGCGCGCCGGCGGCAGGGAATACAACTGGAATGCCGATTTTGGCGGCATCCTGATATTTGCCGGGGATATTGATTTAACCGGCGATGTGCAAATAGCGGATAACGATATTTTGGACAGCTCGAAACAGGGAATTTCTTTCCTCGGTGAAAAGAGCACATCCGGCGTAGTCTTTTCGCGTGATCTGGTGGATGGAACCGGCACGTGGGGGATCAACGCGTCCGGCAATATTAAAGGAACCGCTGTTTTTGATCATGTGATCGTTCGCAACGTTCGGGTCGGCGAGCTGTTCAACGGAACCGGCGGACGGATGATGTTATTGCCGCAAAACCAAGGATTTAATTTTGACCGGCAAGGGCTTCAGCTTATCCTGGGCAGCGTGACGGACGGTCCGTTTACGCTGATGGCCGGCGATCATGCCGCATCGGTTGTGACCGCGGTTTACAATGGCGCGCCGGTAAACGTAACGCCGCTTGTACAATGGCAGGTCGGCGATCCGTTAATCGCTGAAATCGCTGATAATGGCATCGTCCAGGCTGTTTCGCCGGGCAATACGGTCATAACGGCGGTTTACGGCGATACTTCCGCAACCTGGACGCTGCAAGTAACCGATCATCAGGCGCCTTACTGGCAAGCCGGCGCTCAATTGCAGGCAAATGTCCAGGGCAATACGGTGCAAGTTTCGTGGCCAACCGCTTTGGATAACGGAGGCGTCGCGCGCTATCGGCTAAATTGGGGCGCGTCGTATGCTGTCGTTCCGGGCGATATCACTTCTTATACTATTCATAATTTATCTTTCGGCAGCCCGTATTCCCTCGTGCTGGAAGCAATCGATCATGCCGGCAACTGGAGCGAATTGCCGCTAACGGCCGAAGTGCGCATTCCGGCAAATTCGGGCGGGATAGCGGAAACGCCAGGATCCAATGGGGAAGGTGCCATAAACGTGCAAAATTCCCCGCAAGGCGTCGTGATTGAGTTGCCGCCGCAGGAGATGCCGGACGCAAATGCCGGGCAGGCGCTGACGGCCTATTCATTGCCTGGCGACGTATTGGAACAGGCGGTAGCCCAGCTGGAAAAATCGGGTAAAAACCAAATCGTCCTCCGTGCGCCGTCAAATAGCGCTGCTGTGGAGGTTGCCATTCCCGCGACAGCGTTTGCGGCGGCGGCAAAACAAGCTGAGGGCGGCAGCGTCGTGGTTCAAAGCGCGAATGCAAGTTATATGTTGCCGTTTACAGCCGCAAGCTGGTTCACCGCTTCCGCGGATGATCAATGGGTGGTACAGATTTCACCGGTGGATGCGGCGGCGCAGTCCGCATTGCGGAAAACTGGCAATAACTTGTTGGCGCCGGCCGTGGAATTCCGTCTGGGGCTAAGAAATTCCAATCATACCCGGTGGCTCGACGATTTGCATGGGCACTATATTACCCGCACTTTGATATTGAACCGGCAAGTAGACGAAAACACCGCGGCTGCCGTGCGTTACGATCCGTCGGCAGGGCGTTTCAGCTATGTTCCCGCCGTATTTCGAACGGTGGATGGCAAGCCTGCGGCGATTATCCGCAGCCCGGGCAACAGCGTTTATACGGTAGTCGACAATGAAACGGCATTTTCCGATATCGACAAGCATTGGGCGGAAAGCCGGATCCGGTGGTTAGCCAATCATTTCATTATTTCCGGCTATGCTGACGGGAAATTCGCTCCGAAGGCCAATGTTACGCGCGCGGAATTCGCCGGAATGCTCGTCAGGGCGCTGGGATTGAGCGGCCGATCGTACGGCGAATCATTCAAGGACGTGCATGCGGGCGACTGGTTTGCTTCCGACCTGGGTGCAGCCAAAGCGGTCGGGTTGATTTCCGGCTACGCCGACGGCACGTTCCGGCCCAACCAACCGATTACGCGCGAAGAAAGCGTCGTTTTATTGCTGCGCGCTTTCCATCTGTTGGCCGCTCAAGCGGAGGATGTTCCAGGTGTGGATTTGAATGTGCTAAATTCGTTCCGTGATGATGGGCAGGTTGCAGCTTGGGCGCGGGAAGATCTCGCCCGGGCCGTGCAAATAGGCCTGATCCATGGCGATTCCGGACGCTTGCTGCCGCAGCAAAGTACGACGCGCGCGGAAGCCGCCGTAATGATTTACGGCGTTATTCAACAAACGTCTTCCGCCGATTTGTTCCGATAA
- a CDS encoding carbohydrate-binding protein: MTKKSILFVKNKLAICLLIFSIVFVQLSLGGSVYAATYEAEAASLSGGAFVATDHTGYSGTGFAAGFIDVNKGNAAAQFMVNAASAGSYDITLRYANGTGSAKTLSLYLNGTKVKQISLPATANWDSWSTRVDTVNLVSGTNTIKYKFDSTDSGNVNLDKIDVNKTPVPPEGQYEAEAAELTGGAVVASDHAGYTGTGFVGGFTDANKGSAQAKFTVNAAAAGNYNVALRYANASGITQTISIYVNNVKIKQISLANLANWDTWSTQDETVTLNAGTNTIAYKYDTTDSGNVNLDNIVLMPLSATPTPTPTPTPTPSGAYEAENAALSGGAVVASDHTGYTGTGFVAGFTDTNKGTAQVKFTVAVSNSCNADVVLRYANGTTISQTLSIYVNGVKLRQITLSPTASWNDWTTKTDVLYLNNGSNTIAYKFDATDSGNVNLDNIFVNTPVPTPTPTPTPTPEPANTYQAEDQFYSGGVTNAGTFLQNFSSVGARVIFTVNSGTAGNVNVGLNYANATGSNKTLNVYVNGLYALTTTLADTGGATTWAVKNETLNLRKGINTISYRFDSGNSGNVNIDSVSVAGGLSLSPRGATLAYQEYEAENGVTNGTVIAPDRTFGTVAAESSGRSAVTLNATGQYVQFTASQAANSLVVRYSMPDSAAGGGLEKTLSLYVNGTKTNTLNLSSKYAWTYGAYPYNDNPANGSPHHFYDESRFLVNIPAGATVKLQKDSGDTAAYYTIDLIDLEQIDSPYSKPANFIDITLAPYYAVGNGSTDNTAAIQNAINDAKAQGKGVWIPEGTFVISGRLNVDHVQVRGAGMWYSKLKGVGGKGGFFGQGSNVTIADLAIESDSTYRNDAGDNAGIEGNFGTGSLIQNVWIEHMKVGFWISAGTNGLYIVNGKVRDTWADGVNFAGGVLNSTISHFNIRNTGDDAFAMWSNGSANVNDTFRYNTAQLPCLANTFAIYGGQDNKIIDNIGADTVTASAGITISNRFGATTFTGTTEVLRNTLNRTGGWEPNWNTSFGGLWIYAENTGIPAPIVVDTLAINDSTYDGIKLSYNQNISSTSFNNVQINKAGGYGLYFDGVTGTGTFSNVTVTNAAAGGLYNSTYTINRGAGNSGW, translated from the coding sequence ATGACGAAGAAAAGCATTTTATTTGTCAAAAATAAACTGGCGATTTGTCTGTTAATTTTCTCAATCGTCTTCGTACAATTGTCCTTGGGCGGTTCCGTCTATGCGGCTACATATGAAGCCGAGGCCGCCAGCTTATCGGGAGGCGCTTTTGTTGCGACAGACCATACAGGTTATTCCGGCACCGGATTTGCGGCCGGTTTCATCGATGTCAACAAAGGAAATGCCGCCGCGCAATTCATGGTGAACGCCGCTTCCGCAGGCAGCTATGATATTACGTTACGATATGCGAATGGCACCGGCAGCGCAAAAACATTAAGTTTATATTTGAACGGAACAAAAGTAAAACAAATTTCCCTTCCGGCAACAGCCAACTGGGATAGTTGGAGCACGCGAGTCGATACGGTCAATCTGGTTTCCGGCACCAATACGATCAAATATAAATTTGATTCAACCGATTCCGGAAACGTAAATTTGGATAAAATCGATGTAAACAAGACGCCTGTTCCCCCGGAAGGGCAATATGAAGCTGAAGCCGCCGAATTAACGGGAGGCGCCGTCGTCGCTTCCGATCATGCCGGCTATACCGGGACCGGGTTTGTAGGCGGTTTCACCGATGCCAACAAAGGCAGCGCGCAAGCCAAGTTCACGGTCAATGCCGCAGCAGCGGGCAATTATAACGTCGCTTTACGCTATGCGAACGCTTCCGGGATCACGCAAACCATTAGCATTTACGTAAATAATGTGAAGATCAAGCAAATATCCCTGGCCAATTTGGCGAATTGGGATACATGGAGCACGCAAGATGAGACGGTGACGTTAAATGCCGGGACCAATACAATCGCTTACAAATACGATACAACCGATTCGGGCAATGTGAATTTGGACAATATTGTGCTCATGCCATTATCTGCGACGCCAACGCCCACACCGACGCCCACCCCAACTCCGTCCGGCGCTTATGAAGCGGAAAACGCCGCTTTGTCGGGTGGAGCCGTCGTGGCTTCCGACCATACCGGCTATACCGGGACCGGGTTTGTCGCCGGTTTCACAGATACGAATAAAGGCACTGCCCAGGTAAAATTCACCGTTGCAGTGTCGAACTCCTGCAATGCGGATGTAGTGCTGCGTTATGCGAACGGCACCACGATTTCCCAGACGTTAAGCATTTACGTGAATGGCGTAAAATTACGACAAATTACGCTATCCCCAACCGCAAGTTGGAATGATTGGACGACGAAAACGGATGTGTTATACCTGAATAACGGCAGCAACACGATTGCCTATAAATTTGACGCAACCGATTCGGGCAATGTGAATTTGGACAACATCTTTGTGAACACGCCGGTGCCTACCCCAACCCCGACGCCAACGCCGACACCGGAGCCTGCCAATACGTATCAGGCGGAAGACCAGTTTTACTCCGGCGGGGTAACGAATGCCGGAACTTTTTTGCAGAACTTTTCGTCTGTCGGCGCGCGCGTTATTTTCACAGTCAACTCCGGCACGGCGGGCAACGTAAATGTCGGTTTGAACTACGCGAACGCAACGGGAAGCAATAAAACTTTGAATGTTTATGTGAACGGACTATACGCATTAACGACAACGCTTGCCGATACCGGCGGTGCGACAACATGGGCCGTAAAGAATGAAACGCTGAATTTGCGCAAGGGGATCAATACGATTTCCTATCGGTTTGACAGCGGCAACAGCGGCAATGTCAATATCGATTCCGTATCTGTAGCCGGTGGCCTGTCGTTGTCTCCTCGCGGCGCAACTCTTGCTTATCAAGAATATGAAGCGGAAAACGGCGTAACCAACGGTACGGTCATTGCGCCCGACAGAACGTTTGGAACTGTCGCCGCCGAATCTTCCGGCAGAAGCGCCGTAACTTTAAACGCAACGGGCCAATACGTGCAATTCACCGCAAGCCAGGCGGCCAATTCACTTGTTGTCCGTTACAGTATGCCGGATTCCGCTGCCGGCGGCGGCCTTGAAAAAACGTTGAGTCTGTATGTAAACGGCACGAAAACAAACACATTAAATCTCAGTTCCAAATATGCCTGGACTTACGGAGCCTATCCGTATAACGATAACCCGGCAAACGGCAGCCCGCACCATTTCTATGATGAGAGCCGTTTCTTGGTAAATATCCCGGCCGGGGCAACGGTCAAATTACAGAAAGATTCCGGCGATACCGCGGCTTACTATACGATTGACCTGATTGACCTGGAACAAATTGATTCTCCTTATTCCAAGCCGGCAAACTTTATCGATATTACATTAGCCCCCTACTACGCGGTGGGAAACGGGTCAACAGACAACACCGCCGCGATTCAAAATGCGATTAACGATGCGAAAGCGCAAGGGAAAGGAGTATGGATTCCCGAAGGAACGTTTGTGATTAGCGGCAGGTTGAACGTGGATCATGTCCAGGTTCGCGGCGCCGGCATGTGGTACTCGAAGCTGAAAGGCGTTGGCGGCAAGGGAGGATTTTTCGGCCAGGGAAGCAATGTGACGATTGCCGACCTGGCAATCGAAAGTGATTCCACCTACCGGAACGATGCCGGCGACAATGCGGGCATTGAAGGAAATTTCGGTACAGGATCACTCATTCAAAATGTATGGATTGAACATATGAAAGTCGGCTTCTGGATTTCCGCGGGAACGAATGGCCTTTATATTGTAAACGGTAAAGTTCGCGATACTTGGGCGGATGGGGTTAATTTCGCCGGCGGCGTGCTCAATTCGACAATAAGTCACTTTAATATCCGCAATACCGGCGATGATGCGTTTGCCATGTGGTCGAACGGCAGCGCCAACGTGAACGACACGTTCCGTTACAACACCGCGCAGCTCCCGTGTTTGGCCAATACGTTTGCGATCTACGGCGGCCAGGACAACAAAATTATTGACAACATCGGCGCGGATACCGTTACCGCATCCGCAGGCATCACCATCAGCAATCGTTTTGGCGCAACCACCTTTACGGGGACAACAGAGGTGCTACGAAACACGCTGAATCGCACAGGCGGCTGGGAACCCAACTGGAACACCAGCTTTGGCGGATTGTGGATTTATGCGGAAAACACCGGCATTCCCGCTCCCATTGTTGTCGATACGCTGGCTATTAACGACAGCACGTATGACGGCATCAAGCTCAGTTACAATCAAAACATCAGCAGCACCAGTTTCAATAACGTGCAAATTAACAAAGCGGGCGGTTACGGCTTGTATTTCGACGGCGTAACCGGAACGGGCACTTTCAGCAATGTAACAGTTACGAACGCGGCTGCGGGCGGACTCTATAACAGCACCTATACGATTAACCGGGGCGCCGGCAACAGCGGATGGTAA